In Eleginops maclovinus isolate JMC-PN-2008 ecotype Puerto Natales chromosome 10, JC_Emac_rtc_rv5, whole genome shotgun sequence, the following proteins share a genomic window:
- the nbr1a gene encoding NBR1 autophagy cargo receptor a isoform X1, whose amino-acid sequence MGLPVTIKVNFRGNVKRFLAQDLDKLEWESVEAWIKASFGINHFQVKYFDEDNEEICINSQDEYEEAIKSAEKQGNQLHMNVYKMKGQACGGPLKTEVKELKGDLRPAPPYPSRVKTVDKGTQVTPEREAVTVKDNKGNKPEDEPPPMWFRSYMEKFKDEVVKEVVERMCNDFSGQCCTHKSPDGPLEASGGPLGPRPGPSTSSGSLGYTPNCSNCNKLTSEGAYKCSVCPSCILCEMCRHSHDPSHNLVRTKTPLSIPEHGMSGELRFPRRGDRTVRKAERQRLKAERRQLRAEVKEIKKKLRLEKRGLQWSGPSTSGRANLTNMASTSTQVPALSPPAATETASGPAPAQGPIPAPVPDPQTSSPEGPGVSNTSLVPTMAALFLDENLPDGTRLEPGTKFIKYWKMRNSGTISWTSETKLVFMWGNLGLASEERKEVPVPLLLPGQVGVVSVAFVAPVMEGTYTSHWRLAHCGCQFGPRVWCSIVVDLGDGRNALGHQSKRLKEEVSPVEKEKEVRSKDSGPGLPVDLNHEDYYFPSVDLLTAQDLLSFELLDINIVQELEKVPNNTPVDLTPCISPLPHDPPVLENPVISQIKEDAEVTGVRKLFAVKLRQQNEQLEHVVQEEDREEEISGAQFLCETVIRSLTLEEAPDHRPLRRAQHSSHKPQVVSRGTSFCLERVVEAEKTTETVQEGSEEICAVRLESSALPVNTGLNQITEEEENRTVLAEPANENLHMSSQHDIENEEVMDDMQNMADIQEEKEEGGNKGEDWEEVSSQTSSVSSCDDYIIVLPDCFDTSRPLGESMYSSAMSQPDPTTAAAAADDDVTQAEPDALEEEEEDSNSEPDDVAPLRERQEAVDAEDLSANTWPPPVHPPSSSVNQMLCASQTLDAVTLTPVVVPPPVLPDPLLPPPTLYSPRSEALYLAEDPSPPACESYEPHQPRVHLNVSSGLSRSAGSASSAFETYNPRPSNALQPRGQGGITEGLVKGALSVAASAYKALFTGPNCSIQRGIDPATRQDPSLMAMLLEMGFRDQRLNQRLLRKHGYSLLHTVNELVQITEDSHNKAVNTLH is encoded by the exons ATGGGGCTGCCTGTTACGATTAAAGTAAATTTCCGTGGGAACGTGAAGAGATTTCTGGCTCAGGATCTGGACAAACTGGAGTGGGAGTCCGTTGAAGCCTGG ATCAAAGCGTCTTTTGGGATCAACCACTTTCAAGTCAAATACTTTGATGAGGATAATGAAGAG atttgtATAAACAGTCAAG aTGAATATGAAGAAGCCATCAAG AGCGCAGAGAAGCAGGGGAACCAGTTGCACATGAACGTGTACAAGATGAAGGGGCAGGCCTGTGGAGGCCCGCTGAAGACGGAGGTGAAGGAGCTGAAAGGAGACCTACGGCCTGCTCCTCCGTATCCATCAAGGGTGAAAACGGTGGATAAAGGCACACAGGTCACCCCGGAGCGAGAAGCT GTCACAGTAAAAGACAACAAGGGGAACAAGCCAGAAGATGAGCCACCTCCCATGTGGTTTAGATCGTACATGGAGAAG TTTAAAGATGAGGTGGTGAAAGAGGTGGTGGAAAGGATGTGCAATGACTTTTCTGGCCAGTGTTGTACCCACAAATCACCTGATGGGCCCCTTGAAGCCAGTGGCGGTCCTTTAGGGCCAAGGCCGGGCCCCTCCACCTCAAGTGGATCCCTGGGCTACACCCCGAACTGCAGCAACTGCAACAAACTCACCTCTGAAGGGGCCTACAAGTGCAG TGTGTGCCCGTCCTGCATCCTGTGTGAGATGTGCAGACATAGCCATGACCCCAGCCACAACCTCGTGAGAACCAAGACACCTCTCTCCATCCCTGAGCATGGCATGTCGGGAGAGTTGAG GTTCCCAAGGCGAGGAGACAGGACTGTGCGCAAGGCCGAGCGACAGCGCCTCAAAGCTGAAAGGAGGCAGCTCAGAGCTGAAGTGAAGGAAATCAAGAAGAAACTGAGACTGGAGAAGAGGGGGCTGCAGTGGAGTGGGCCCTCTACCTCAGGCAGAGCCAACCTGACAAACATGGCCTCCACGTCCACCCAGGTCCCAGCCCTGTCCCCCCCTGCTGCCACAGAAACTGCCTCAGGTCCAGCCCCAGCCCAAGGCCCCATCCCTGCCCCGGTCCCTGATCCCCAGACCTCCAGTCCAGA GGGTCCCGGGGTCTCGAACACGTCCTTGGTTCCTACTATGGCTGCCTTGTTTCTGGATGAAAATCTGCCGGACGGCACCCGTCTGGAGCCTGGTACCAAGTTCATCAAATACTGGAAGATGAGGAACTCGGGCACTATCAGCTGGACCTCAGAGACTAAG CTAGTGTTCATGTGGGGAAACCTCGGCCTGGcgtcagaggagaggaaggaggtgcCGGTCCCCTTGCTGCTGCCGGGACAAGTGGGAGTGGTCAGTGTGGCCTTTGTGGCTCCCGTGATGGAGGGGACGTACACCTCCCACTGGCGGCTGGCGCACTGCGGGTGCCAGTTTGGCCCGCGGGTCTGGTGCAGCATCGTGGTCGACCTCGGTGACGGCCGTAACGCACTCGGGCATCAGAGCAAACGACTG AAGGAGGAGGTGAGTCCagtggagaaggagaaggaggtcAGGTCAAAGGACAGCGGCCCTGGCTTGCCTGTAGACCTGAACCACGAAGACTACTACTTCCCCTCAGTGGACCTGCTCACTGCACAG GATCTACTGTCATTTGAGCTGCTTGATATAAATATTGTGCAAGAGTTGGAGAAAGTTCCGAACAACACTCCTGTTG ATTTGACTCCCTGCATATCCCCTCTGCCCCATGATCCACCAGTGTTGGAGAATCCTGTCATTTCCCAGATTAAAGAAGACGCAGAGGTCACAGGGGTCAGAAAGCTTTTTG CAGTGAAACTGAGGCAGCAGAACGAGCAGCTGGAGCATGTGGTCCAGGAGGAGGACCGGGAGGAGGAGATCAGTGGAGCCCAGTTCCTCTGTGAGACAGTCATCCGCTCCCTCACCTTAGAGGAGGCCCCTGATCACAGACCCCTGCGCAGGGCCCAGCACAGCAGCCACAAACCACAGG ttgtgTCGCGGGGCACCAGCTTTTGCTTGGAAAGGGTTGTAGAGGCTGAGAAGACGACAGAGACGGTGCAGGAGGGAAGTGAGGAGATCTGCGCCGTTAGACTTGAGAGTTCAGCTCTTCCTGTCAACACAGGCCTCAACCAGatcacagaggaagaggagaacagaACAG ttttggcGGAACCAGCGAATGAAAACCTGCATATGAGTTCCCAGCATGATATCGAGAACGAAGAGGTCATGGATGACATGCAGAACATGGCAGATATTcaagaggagaaagaagagggtGGAAATAAAGGAGAAGACTGGGAGGAG GTCAGCAGTCAGACCTCCTCAGTCTCCTCCTGCGACGATTACATCATCGTCCTCCCAGACTGCTTTGACACCAGCCGGCCTCTGGGGGAGTCCATGTACAGCTCTGCCATGTCACAGCCAGACCCCAccaccgctgctgctgctgctgatgatgatgtgaCCCAAGCCGAGCCGGACGcactggaggaggaagaggaagactcCAACTCCGAGCCGGACGACGTGGCCCCActgagagagaggcaggaggcGGTGGATGCCGAGGATTTGTCTGCGAACACATGGCCTCCACCCGTCCATCCCCCCAGCAGCAGCGTGAATCAGATGCTGTGCGCCTCCCAAACCCTGGACGCCGTAACGCTCACGCCTGTAGTAGTGCCTCCACCAGTGCTGCCTGACCCCCTGCTGCCCCCACCCACACTCTACTCACCCAG GTCTGAGGCACTGTACCTGGCTGAGGATCCCAGTCCTCCAGCCTGTGAATCATATGAACCACATCAACCGAGGGTCCACCTAAACG TATCATCTGGTCTGTCAAGATCAGCAGGCTCAGCATCCAGTGCCTTTGAGACATACAACCCCAGACCCAGCAACGCTTTGCAGCCAAG GGGCCAAGGAGGCATCACCGAGGGACTTGTCAAAGGGGCCCTCTCTGTGGCAGCGTCCGCTTATAAAGCTCTCTTCACTGGACCAAACTGCTCAATACAG
- the nbr1a gene encoding NBR1 autophagy cargo receptor a isoform X3: MGLPVTIKVNFRGNVKRFLAQDLDKLEWESVEAWIKASFGINHFQVKYFDEDNEEICINSQDEYEEAIKSAEKQGNQLHMNVYKMKGQACGGPLKTEVKELKGDLRPAPPYPSRVKTVDKGTQVTPEREAVTVKDNKGNKPEDEPPPMWFRSYMEKFKDEVVKEVVERMCNDFSGQCCTHKSPDGPLEASGGPLGPRPGPSTSSGSLGYTPNCSNCNKLTSEGAYKCSVCPSCILCEMCRHSHDPSHNLVRTKTPLSIPEHGMSGELRFPRRGDRTVRKAERQRLKAERRQLRAEVKEIKKKLRLEKRGLQWSGPSTSGRANLTNMASTSTQVPALSPPAATETASGPAPAQGPIPAPVPDPQTSSPEGPGVSNTSLVPTMAALFLDENLPDGTRLEPGTKFIKYWKMRNSGTISWTSETKLVFMWGNLGLASEERKEVPVPLLLPGQVGVVSVAFVAPVMEGTYTSHWRLAHCGCQFGPRVWCSIVVDLGDGRNALGHQSKRLKEEVSPVEKEKEVRSKDSGPGLPVDLNHEDYYFPSVDLLTAQDLLSFELLDINIVQELEKVPNNTPVDLTPCISPLPHDPPVLENPVISQIKEDAEVTGVRKLFAVKLRQQNEQLEHVVQEEDREEEISGAQFLCETVIRSLTLEEAPDHRPLRRAQHSSHKPQVVSRGTSFCLERVVEAEKTTETVQEGSEEICAVRLESSALPVNTGLNQITEEEENRTVLAEPANENLHMSSQHDIENEEVMDDMQNMADIQEEKEEGGNKGEDWEEVSSQTSSVSSCDDYIIVLPDCFDTSRPLGESMYSSAMSQPDPTTAAAAADDDVTQAEPDALEEEEEDSNSEPDDVAPLRERQEAVDAEDLSANTWPPPVHPPSSSVNQMLCASQTLDAVTLTPVVVPPPVLPDPLLPPPTLYSPRSEALYLAEDPSPPACESYEPHQPRVHLNVSSGLSRSAGSASSAFETYNPRPSNALQPRCNTTKRAKEASPRDLSKGPSLWQRPLIKLSSLDQTAQYSEASTPPPDRTLP, translated from the exons ATGGGGCTGCCTGTTACGATTAAAGTAAATTTCCGTGGGAACGTGAAGAGATTTCTGGCTCAGGATCTGGACAAACTGGAGTGGGAGTCCGTTGAAGCCTGG ATCAAAGCGTCTTTTGGGATCAACCACTTTCAAGTCAAATACTTTGATGAGGATAATGAAGAG atttgtATAAACAGTCAAG aTGAATATGAAGAAGCCATCAAG AGCGCAGAGAAGCAGGGGAACCAGTTGCACATGAACGTGTACAAGATGAAGGGGCAGGCCTGTGGAGGCCCGCTGAAGACGGAGGTGAAGGAGCTGAAAGGAGACCTACGGCCTGCTCCTCCGTATCCATCAAGGGTGAAAACGGTGGATAAAGGCACACAGGTCACCCCGGAGCGAGAAGCT GTCACAGTAAAAGACAACAAGGGGAACAAGCCAGAAGATGAGCCACCTCCCATGTGGTTTAGATCGTACATGGAGAAG TTTAAAGATGAGGTGGTGAAAGAGGTGGTGGAAAGGATGTGCAATGACTTTTCTGGCCAGTGTTGTACCCACAAATCACCTGATGGGCCCCTTGAAGCCAGTGGCGGTCCTTTAGGGCCAAGGCCGGGCCCCTCCACCTCAAGTGGATCCCTGGGCTACACCCCGAACTGCAGCAACTGCAACAAACTCACCTCTGAAGGGGCCTACAAGTGCAG TGTGTGCCCGTCCTGCATCCTGTGTGAGATGTGCAGACATAGCCATGACCCCAGCCACAACCTCGTGAGAACCAAGACACCTCTCTCCATCCCTGAGCATGGCATGTCGGGAGAGTTGAG GTTCCCAAGGCGAGGAGACAGGACTGTGCGCAAGGCCGAGCGACAGCGCCTCAAAGCTGAAAGGAGGCAGCTCAGAGCTGAAGTGAAGGAAATCAAGAAGAAACTGAGACTGGAGAAGAGGGGGCTGCAGTGGAGTGGGCCCTCTACCTCAGGCAGAGCCAACCTGACAAACATGGCCTCCACGTCCACCCAGGTCCCAGCCCTGTCCCCCCCTGCTGCCACAGAAACTGCCTCAGGTCCAGCCCCAGCCCAAGGCCCCATCCCTGCCCCGGTCCCTGATCCCCAGACCTCCAGTCCAGA GGGTCCCGGGGTCTCGAACACGTCCTTGGTTCCTACTATGGCTGCCTTGTTTCTGGATGAAAATCTGCCGGACGGCACCCGTCTGGAGCCTGGTACCAAGTTCATCAAATACTGGAAGATGAGGAACTCGGGCACTATCAGCTGGACCTCAGAGACTAAG CTAGTGTTCATGTGGGGAAACCTCGGCCTGGcgtcagaggagaggaaggaggtgcCGGTCCCCTTGCTGCTGCCGGGACAAGTGGGAGTGGTCAGTGTGGCCTTTGTGGCTCCCGTGATGGAGGGGACGTACACCTCCCACTGGCGGCTGGCGCACTGCGGGTGCCAGTTTGGCCCGCGGGTCTGGTGCAGCATCGTGGTCGACCTCGGTGACGGCCGTAACGCACTCGGGCATCAGAGCAAACGACTG AAGGAGGAGGTGAGTCCagtggagaaggagaaggaggtcAGGTCAAAGGACAGCGGCCCTGGCTTGCCTGTAGACCTGAACCACGAAGACTACTACTTCCCCTCAGTGGACCTGCTCACTGCACAG GATCTACTGTCATTTGAGCTGCTTGATATAAATATTGTGCAAGAGTTGGAGAAAGTTCCGAACAACACTCCTGTTG ATTTGACTCCCTGCATATCCCCTCTGCCCCATGATCCACCAGTGTTGGAGAATCCTGTCATTTCCCAGATTAAAGAAGACGCAGAGGTCACAGGGGTCAGAAAGCTTTTTG CAGTGAAACTGAGGCAGCAGAACGAGCAGCTGGAGCATGTGGTCCAGGAGGAGGACCGGGAGGAGGAGATCAGTGGAGCCCAGTTCCTCTGTGAGACAGTCATCCGCTCCCTCACCTTAGAGGAGGCCCCTGATCACAGACCCCTGCGCAGGGCCCAGCACAGCAGCCACAAACCACAGG ttgtgTCGCGGGGCACCAGCTTTTGCTTGGAAAGGGTTGTAGAGGCTGAGAAGACGACAGAGACGGTGCAGGAGGGAAGTGAGGAGATCTGCGCCGTTAGACTTGAGAGTTCAGCTCTTCCTGTCAACACAGGCCTCAACCAGatcacagaggaagaggagaacagaACAG ttttggcGGAACCAGCGAATGAAAACCTGCATATGAGTTCCCAGCATGATATCGAGAACGAAGAGGTCATGGATGACATGCAGAACATGGCAGATATTcaagaggagaaagaagagggtGGAAATAAAGGAGAAGACTGGGAGGAG GTCAGCAGTCAGACCTCCTCAGTCTCCTCCTGCGACGATTACATCATCGTCCTCCCAGACTGCTTTGACACCAGCCGGCCTCTGGGGGAGTCCATGTACAGCTCTGCCATGTCACAGCCAGACCCCAccaccgctgctgctgctgctgatgatgatgtgaCCCAAGCCGAGCCGGACGcactggaggaggaagaggaagactcCAACTCCGAGCCGGACGACGTGGCCCCActgagagagaggcaggaggcGGTGGATGCCGAGGATTTGTCTGCGAACACATGGCCTCCACCCGTCCATCCCCCCAGCAGCAGCGTGAATCAGATGCTGTGCGCCTCCCAAACCCTGGACGCCGTAACGCTCACGCCTGTAGTAGTGCCTCCACCAGTGCTGCCTGACCCCCTGCTGCCCCCACCCACACTCTACTCACCCAG GTCTGAGGCACTGTACCTGGCTGAGGATCCCAGTCCTCCAGCCTGTGAATCATATGAACCACATCAACCGAGGGTCCACCTAAACG TATCATCTGGTCTGTCAAGATCAGCAGGCTCAGCATCCAGTGCCTTTGAGACATACAACCCCAGACCCAGCAACGCTTTGCAGCCAAGGTGCAATACAACAAAGA GGGCCAAGGAGGCATCACCGAGGGACTTGTCAAAGGGGCCCTCTCTGTGGCAGCGTCCGCTTATAAAGCTCTCTTCACTGGACCAAACTGCTCAATACAG
- the nbr1a gene encoding NBR1 autophagy cargo receptor a isoform X2: MGLPVTIKVNFRGNVKRFLAQDLDKLEWESVEAWIKASFGINHFQVKYFDEDNEEICINSQDEYEEAIKSAEKQGNQLHMNVYKMKGQACGGPLKTEVKELKGDLRPAPPYPSRVKTVDKGTQVTPEREAVTVKDNKGNKPEDEPPPMWFRSYMEKFKDEVVKEVVERMCNDFSGQCCTHKSPDGPLEASGGPLGPRPGPSTSSGSLGYTPNCSNCNKLTSEGAYKCSVCPSCILCEMCRHSHDPSHNLVRTKTPLSIPEHGMSGELRFPRRGDRTVRKAERQRLKAERRQLRAEVKEIKKKLRLEKRGLQWSGPSTSGRANLTNMASTSTQVPALSPPAATETASGPAPAQGPIPAPVPDPQTSSPEGPGVSNTSLVPTMAALFLDENLPDGTRLEPGTKFIKYWKMRNSGTISWTSETKLVFMWGNLGLASEERKEVPVPLLLPGQVGVVSVAFVAPVMEGTYTSHWRLAHCGCQFGPRVWCSIVVDLGDGRNALGHQSKRLKEEVSPVEKEKEVRSKDSGPGLPVDLNHEDYYFPSVDLLTAQDLLSFELLDINIVQELEKVPNNTPVDLTPCISPLPHDPPVLENPVISQIKEDAEVTGVRKLFVKLRQQNEQLEHVVQEEDREEEISGAQFLCETVIRSLTLEEAPDHRPLRRAQHSSHKPQVVSRGTSFCLERVVEAEKTTETVQEGSEEICAVRLESSALPVNTGLNQITEEEENRTVLAEPANENLHMSSQHDIENEEVMDDMQNMADIQEEKEEGGNKGEDWEEVSSQTSSVSSCDDYIIVLPDCFDTSRPLGESMYSSAMSQPDPTTAAAAADDDVTQAEPDALEEEEEDSNSEPDDVAPLRERQEAVDAEDLSANTWPPPVHPPSSSVNQMLCASQTLDAVTLTPVVVPPPVLPDPLLPPPTLYSPRSEALYLAEDPSPPACESYEPHQPRVHLNVSSGLSRSAGSASSAFETYNPRPSNALQPRGQGGITEGLVKGALSVAASAYKALFTGPNCSIQRGIDPATRQDPSLMAMLLEMGFRDQRLNQRLLRKHGYSLLHTVNELVQITEDSHNKAVNTLH, from the exons ATGGGGCTGCCTGTTACGATTAAAGTAAATTTCCGTGGGAACGTGAAGAGATTTCTGGCTCAGGATCTGGACAAACTGGAGTGGGAGTCCGTTGAAGCCTGG ATCAAAGCGTCTTTTGGGATCAACCACTTTCAAGTCAAATACTTTGATGAGGATAATGAAGAG atttgtATAAACAGTCAAG aTGAATATGAAGAAGCCATCAAG AGCGCAGAGAAGCAGGGGAACCAGTTGCACATGAACGTGTACAAGATGAAGGGGCAGGCCTGTGGAGGCCCGCTGAAGACGGAGGTGAAGGAGCTGAAAGGAGACCTACGGCCTGCTCCTCCGTATCCATCAAGGGTGAAAACGGTGGATAAAGGCACACAGGTCACCCCGGAGCGAGAAGCT GTCACAGTAAAAGACAACAAGGGGAACAAGCCAGAAGATGAGCCACCTCCCATGTGGTTTAGATCGTACATGGAGAAG TTTAAAGATGAGGTGGTGAAAGAGGTGGTGGAAAGGATGTGCAATGACTTTTCTGGCCAGTGTTGTACCCACAAATCACCTGATGGGCCCCTTGAAGCCAGTGGCGGTCCTTTAGGGCCAAGGCCGGGCCCCTCCACCTCAAGTGGATCCCTGGGCTACACCCCGAACTGCAGCAACTGCAACAAACTCACCTCTGAAGGGGCCTACAAGTGCAG TGTGTGCCCGTCCTGCATCCTGTGTGAGATGTGCAGACATAGCCATGACCCCAGCCACAACCTCGTGAGAACCAAGACACCTCTCTCCATCCCTGAGCATGGCATGTCGGGAGAGTTGAG GTTCCCAAGGCGAGGAGACAGGACTGTGCGCAAGGCCGAGCGACAGCGCCTCAAAGCTGAAAGGAGGCAGCTCAGAGCTGAAGTGAAGGAAATCAAGAAGAAACTGAGACTGGAGAAGAGGGGGCTGCAGTGGAGTGGGCCCTCTACCTCAGGCAGAGCCAACCTGACAAACATGGCCTCCACGTCCACCCAGGTCCCAGCCCTGTCCCCCCCTGCTGCCACAGAAACTGCCTCAGGTCCAGCCCCAGCCCAAGGCCCCATCCCTGCCCCGGTCCCTGATCCCCAGACCTCCAGTCCAGA GGGTCCCGGGGTCTCGAACACGTCCTTGGTTCCTACTATGGCTGCCTTGTTTCTGGATGAAAATCTGCCGGACGGCACCCGTCTGGAGCCTGGTACCAAGTTCATCAAATACTGGAAGATGAGGAACTCGGGCACTATCAGCTGGACCTCAGAGACTAAG CTAGTGTTCATGTGGGGAAACCTCGGCCTGGcgtcagaggagaggaaggaggtgcCGGTCCCCTTGCTGCTGCCGGGACAAGTGGGAGTGGTCAGTGTGGCCTTTGTGGCTCCCGTGATGGAGGGGACGTACACCTCCCACTGGCGGCTGGCGCACTGCGGGTGCCAGTTTGGCCCGCGGGTCTGGTGCAGCATCGTGGTCGACCTCGGTGACGGCCGTAACGCACTCGGGCATCAGAGCAAACGACTG AAGGAGGAGGTGAGTCCagtggagaaggagaaggaggtcAGGTCAAAGGACAGCGGCCCTGGCTTGCCTGTAGACCTGAACCACGAAGACTACTACTTCCCCTCAGTGGACCTGCTCACTGCACAG GATCTACTGTCATTTGAGCTGCTTGATATAAATATTGTGCAAGAGTTGGAGAAAGTTCCGAACAACACTCCTGTTG ATTTGACTCCCTGCATATCCCCTCTGCCCCATGATCCACCAGTGTTGGAGAATCCTGTCATTTCCCAGATTAAAGAAGACGCAGAGGTCACAGGGGTCAGAAAGCTTTTTG TGAAACTGAGGCAGCAGAACGAGCAGCTGGAGCATGTGGTCCAGGAGGAGGACCGGGAGGAGGAGATCAGTGGAGCCCAGTTCCTCTGTGAGACAGTCATCCGCTCCCTCACCTTAGAGGAGGCCCCTGATCACAGACCCCTGCGCAGGGCCCAGCACAGCAGCCACAAACCACAGG ttgtgTCGCGGGGCACCAGCTTTTGCTTGGAAAGGGTTGTAGAGGCTGAGAAGACGACAGAGACGGTGCAGGAGGGAAGTGAGGAGATCTGCGCCGTTAGACTTGAGAGTTCAGCTCTTCCTGTCAACACAGGCCTCAACCAGatcacagaggaagaggagaacagaACAG ttttggcGGAACCAGCGAATGAAAACCTGCATATGAGTTCCCAGCATGATATCGAGAACGAAGAGGTCATGGATGACATGCAGAACATGGCAGATATTcaagaggagaaagaagagggtGGAAATAAAGGAGAAGACTGGGAGGAG GTCAGCAGTCAGACCTCCTCAGTCTCCTCCTGCGACGATTACATCATCGTCCTCCCAGACTGCTTTGACACCAGCCGGCCTCTGGGGGAGTCCATGTACAGCTCTGCCATGTCACAGCCAGACCCCAccaccgctgctgctgctgctgatgatgatgtgaCCCAAGCCGAGCCGGACGcactggaggaggaagaggaagactcCAACTCCGAGCCGGACGACGTGGCCCCActgagagagaggcaggaggcGGTGGATGCCGAGGATTTGTCTGCGAACACATGGCCTCCACCCGTCCATCCCCCCAGCAGCAGCGTGAATCAGATGCTGTGCGCCTCCCAAACCCTGGACGCCGTAACGCTCACGCCTGTAGTAGTGCCTCCACCAGTGCTGCCTGACCCCCTGCTGCCCCCACCCACACTCTACTCACCCAG GTCTGAGGCACTGTACCTGGCTGAGGATCCCAGTCCTCCAGCCTGTGAATCATATGAACCACATCAACCGAGGGTCCACCTAAACG TATCATCTGGTCTGTCAAGATCAGCAGGCTCAGCATCCAGTGCCTTTGAGACATACAACCCCAGACCCAGCAACGCTTTGCAGCCAAG GGGCCAAGGAGGCATCACCGAGGGACTTGTCAAAGGGGCCCTCTCTGTGGCAGCGTCCGCTTATAAAGCTCTCTTCACTGGACCAAACTGCTCAATACAG